A single region of the Anticarsia gemmatalis isolate Benzon Research Colony breed Stoneville strain chromosome 19, ilAntGemm2 primary, whole genome shotgun sequence genome encodes:
- the LOC142980941 gene encoding uncharacterized protein LOC142980941, translated as MASTHGPSAGPSAPEDLPPPYSAVVGNPQYGFIAPGGEPGVAMYAAPGPYPQPKPYTAPGVYPHPTITVTNTQPQAGDMIPPPPGVPVGIVLPPAVGTEPTTITCFNCNKVVTTRVTYTTAWHTHLVAGSICVITMVCSLCCLGLVPYCFDTFKDAEHYCPNCNTFIGKSSKC; from the exons ATGGCGAGTACACACGGGCCAAGCGCAGGGCCGTCAGCTCCCGAAGATCTTCCACCACCATATTCTGCTGTCGTCGGTAATCCTCAATATGGCTTTATAGCACCTGGAGGAGAGCCCGGTGTAGCAATGTATGCTGCACCGGGGCCATATCCGCAACCGAAACCATACACAGCACCAGGGGTATACCCGCATCCTACTATAACTGTGACGAATACTCAGCCTCAAGCAGGGGACATGATTCCGCCACCTCCTGGAGTGCCCGTTGGAATAGTTCTTCCCCCGGCCGTGGGCACTGAACCTACGACAATAACATGCTTTAATTGTAACAAAGTGGTCACAACAAGAGTGACGTACACCACAGCTTGGCATACACATTTAGTTGCTGGCTCTATTTGCGTCATTACCAT ggTTTGCTCTCTTTGCTGTCTCGGCCTGGTCCCATACTGCTTCGACACATTCAAGGATGCTGAACACTACTGTCCCAATTGCAATACTTTTATTGGAAAGAGCAGCAAGTGTTAA
- the Nxt1 gene encoding NTF2-related export protein 1: MSEVITKNIDNACETAEEFTKIFYKQVDNNRHLTSKLYLDTGLLVWNGNGINGSDKIQKFLMDLPASNHMLKTLDAQPIAENLVSNKLSYLIQACGDVTYQNDDIKKPFQQTFVIVAVDGKWKIASDCFRLQVPYS, translated from the coding sequence ATGTCGGAagtaattactaaaaatattgacaatgcATGTGAAACTGCAGaagaatttacaaaaatattttacaagcaaGTCGATAACAATAGACATTTAACGTCTAAGCTTTATCTGGACACCGGCCTTCTCGTGTGgaacgggaatggaatcaacggtaGTGACAAAATCCAGAAATTCCTAATGGATTTGCCAGCAAGTAATCATATGCTCAAGACATTGGATGCGCAGCCGATTGCGGAGAATCTTGTGTCGAACAAGTTGTCATATCTCATTCAAGCTTGTGGAGATGTTACATATCAAAACGACGACATCAAGAAGCCTTTCCAGCAAACCTTTGTCATAGTGGCCGTTGATGGCAAGTGGAAGATCGCATCAGACTGCTTTAGATTACAAGTCCCTTATAGTTAA